Within the Pseudoalteromonas aliena SW19 genome, the region CAATTGAATATTTTGGATCGGCTTACCAATCGGTATGCTACTGCCATGTGCCTGCGAACAATCCCAATAACTGACATCAATTGCCGCTTCGGTCGGACCATATAAGTTATGCAGTCCCGCCTTAGGCAGACACGCGTTAAATTGTGTCACATGGTTGATTTGTAACGCTTCACCACTACAAAACACGTGTTTTATTGACTCACAACGCCCTAAGTCACCATGCTCTAACATGACACCAAGCATCGATGGCACAAAGTGCAGTTTAGTGATCCCCGTTTCAATGATTAGCTCTGTTAAATAACTCGGATCTTTATGCCCCTCTGGTTTACTAATGACTAGTTGTGCGCCTTTAAGCATAGGCCACACAAATTCCCATACCGACACATCAAAACTATAGGGCGTTTTTTGAAGAATTTTATCACTGCTGTCACACCCATATTCACGGTCCATCCAATCAATACGATTGTGCAGCGCCTGATGTTCAATTAGCACGCCTTTTGGATTACCCGTTGAGCCTGATGTGTAAATCATATAAGCGAGATTGTGGGCATTCAGTCCTATTTCGCTTGGTATAATGTTTGTTTCACTATAAGTAGAAAATTGATGCTCAGATACACTCCCTAGTTGATCAAGTAATACCACGGTTGCACTGCTAAGCTCTACGTATTCAGTGACCGCTTTCACACTCAATACGACATGTGTATTGGCATCATTAACTAAATACTGAAGACGGGCTGATGGCAGTGCAGG harbors:
- a CDS encoding non-ribosomal peptide synthetase, with amino-acid sequence PALPSARLQYLVNDANTHVVLSVKAVTEYVELSSATVVLLDQLGSVSEHQFSTYSETNIIPSEIGLNAHNLAYMIYTSGSTGNPKGVLIEHQALHNRIDWMDREYGCDSSDKILQKTPYSFDVSVWEFVWPMLKGAQLVISKPEGHKDPSYLTELIIETGITKLHFVPSMLGVMLEHGDLGRCESIKHVFCSGEALQINHVTQFNACLPKAGLHNLYGPTEAAIDVSYWDCSQAHGSSIPIGKPIQNIQLYILDDEANLLPQGACGELHIGGDGLARGYLNRPALTEERFITNPFYNEGKLGSSARLYKTGDLVRYDSNGNIEYMGRLDHQVKIRGFRIELGEIEYQIAEHEQIDSAQVVAVTDKSGNQRLLAYAKTVVEGTSEVELLASLKQALGSVLPEYMIPSRFILLSQWPQTANGKIDRKALP